GGTGCATCtagtcctccctcttcctcccctggtTTGAAGTCCTTCCAATAGTGGCTTAAGggaaaggcactctgcacatgctccagggAGCTCTTGGAGAGTGCCTGGCTGGAACAAGGGGGGAAACAAAGGAGAAAGCAAGGGAGAAGAAGGGCTTTTAGGGCCACCTGCTCATAGTCCGCAGCCCAGGCGTCGTAGAAGCGGAGTTGTTGCTCCGGATCAGTGTTCTGGTGCACCTGAGCCACTCGGAGTCGCACCTGGTCCAGGAGGCGATCGGGCGACGTGGCCATGGCCAGcaggactacatctcccatgaCCCTCTAGTCCCCAAGCTGTGGGATCGTTGTGGGTGCCTCCCCCTTCTAAggctttctgggagttgtagtccaaaccatctctctctctctctctctctctctctctcttcatcaaTGGATTCACACTAGAGTTATATACTGATCAATGGACTGACTGATTAGACTTATATACTGATCAATGTGAATGTGATTAGAGTTATACTGATCAATGGACTGACTGATTTGAGTTATATACTGATTGATGGATTTGAGTTATATACTgattgctggtcaatgaccgaataaattttatatatatgatACTGATAAATGGCTTGTTATATACTGATCAATGATTTGACTGACTAGACTTATATATTGATCAATGGATTGACTGTTGTTGTAGTCCGAACTGTAGAGGACCCAAACCTTTCATGGAATTGAGCCCAGCCCCTTGGAGCACTGCTATAGACTCCACAGCCATGTGCGCATATGCGCTGGGTGCCTTCGAGCCCTTTCTGACTTAAGGtttttcttgctaagatttgttcaaagggaggcttgccattgccttcccctgaggctgagagagtgtgacttattgcccaaggccTGCTGTGTGACCTCCATGCTGagacacactctcacagccaTCGCATCCCAGCTGATGTCACAAACGCTGCCAGGCCCAGTTGGCAGCCAGCCACTCGGCCTCCAGTTTGGGAGCTACAAGGAGGAGACACTTCAAGCTTCGAGGTCCTACTTTGCGTTTCTTTCCCAGTTTGTGGGCGGCAGGTGAGACGGGATTGCAATTCCCCAGCTGGTCTTGGGTTCGAAACAGCAAGTGGGACCTGGAGGGCAAACGCTAGAACAGGTGGATTTGGGACACCATTGGGGTTTGCTTGATGGCCAACGCAGCCAACCctggatatactgtatatactcatggataAGGCTAGAAAATTTAGTCCAAatattgactccaaaaacctgaggtCGACTTATCTTTGCGTATATACGGCAACCCCTTCTTGTTGTGTCAGGAGCAATGGTCTAGCCAGTGGAGGATGGGAACTGAGGCTGCCCTTTCCCAGTTGCTTGTACATTTTAAGCTCTCCTCAACTGCTTTCTTTAACCCACAGAGTCCTCAACCACCTCCTGTGTTGTTTTTCCCGATGGAGCCGGACAGCCGCCAAGCTCCCCACGATGCTCAGCCTCCAGGACAAGTCCCTGAGCCTTCAGGCCCCCTCCTGCCTTCGGTGTCCCTTGGGAAAAGCTTCCAGGGGATGGTCTACGGGGCGCTGAGCACCCTCTACTTGCACCTGCTCTCCTTGCGGGTGGGACTGCTAGGCTGGTACTTCTGCTTGAAGCAGGTGCAGTGGGACATCCTCTGCTGGGTCCACGCCTCCATGGAGCTGGCCACCGATTTGGTCTTCTGCTGGGCCCAGAACGTCCTCCTGGCTTTCATGATGCTCCTGCTCCTCTCCTGGAAAGTTTGCAGCGGAGTCACGCTGCCCGGCTGGCATCCGCTGCTGCGGAGAGTGGTGAGGAGACTGGTGAGTCTCCCAGGACCGGAAAAACAAGGGGCGGCCAGCGGCTCCCAGGTCagcagggcagtgaatccatgccAGGTTTTAATTCATGGTGCCGAACaccaaaataagttcagcactTGTAAAACTGGCTAAAGCCTGGCTTggatttactgccccactgacatgggagccattgGCTGGCCCTGCCTGAAAAGAGCTCTGCTTCAAATAGACTGCACAAAGCTCAGAAATACTCCTTTCTTTTTGATTTCTGTCCCTCCTGCTCctctgttcttcttctttctcctctttttccactcttgctttctcctcctcctcctctacctttcttctcctcctcctccttctcctttatcttctcctcctcttgcttcATTAATTTCCTtctgtatcccactctttttccttatttcccccttccttccttctttccttccttctccatctccttccccttctccaccTCTACTTTCTTCTACTCCTCCTTCTCCGACTctactttttcctcctcctcctcctcctcttccatttccatccacctcctcttcctccttcttccttctcctctcttcttcttcttcaccttctcctccttctccacctttcctttttccacctcctcctcctcctttattcccctccacctcctcttcctccttcttccccttcttcttccccttcttcttcttcctcctctcttcttcttcttcaccttctcttccttctccacctttactttttccacctcttcctcctcctctatttcCATTCACCTCCTTTTCCTTATCCTTGCCCttcttctctttgtctttctttcccccttgtcCTCCTTGCTTGCCTGCTCTCTCATTCCttctcctgtctttctcccactcCAGGCCTTGAATGTGCAGCTGGCCTGGGCTCTCTCTCTGCTGAAGAGGGCTTTCTGGAGGCTGAAGTGCCTCGTGGTGTGGATGGCCTGGGCTCCGGCCTACTGCTTGGCTTGGGTGATCTGCTGCATCGCccggactctggagatcagctaCAAGCAGGCGGCCAGGCTGgccaaagaggaagaggagctggaggaggagaaggcgttGGTGGCGCTGATAATGCGGGAAGACAAGTTCTAACTGGCATTGAATAAACAGCTCTGAAAGGGTAGCTTGGGTTTGGGATTTGTACTCAGGAGAGGAGCAGGACTcctaggggtcattcacactacagaaataaaccggTTTGGAACCGGTTTAATTCCGTGACATTCACACTCGCTCCGACAGTTAACAGAGTGGTAGCTAAAAAGCCCACCTAAACCAGTGCATTTGACACCAGACCCTTTAgcggttcttttttaaagagccgcAACAATCCGTATCTTCGGTACCAAATTGATTTGGATCACGCTGCATTGTTCCTGGAAATGGAGGCGCCTCTGTTTCAAATTGATACAGTGGCTAATGTAAATAGCAACCGggttaaaatggcacagagagattCGATTGTGGTAAACGTAGTGGAAACACCAAACCGATTCTGAAGCGGTTCTGGATTGGCGCAGAGATGCGAATCTCTTCATTCAAAAaagcaagtgtgaatgaccccctaaAATGGTGGGAATATGGTTGCAAGGTGAGGATTTGGGGGGCAGAGCCCTAGGGATGGGGAACATCAACATCTTGTACACGGGTCAAATGAATACACCAGGTTTAGCCAACAAGGATAAAACTATGGCTCAATATTTATGAGGTCATAAGTGGACTTACGATCTCATAACTTTAGGGATTCACACTGACAGccctttcagccttagaggatgggaatggcaaaccctctctgaagaaacatgccaagaaccCCTccatagatttgctttagggtcgcctgATCTGGGCTGACATGGGATCagtggaaaagggaggaagagctTGGATGCAAAACCATGAAGGTGCTGGTAAAATCCAAATGAATGGAAAGTCCTATCACTACCAGGGACTCTCTCCTCCCTTTCTGGATTTGGAAAGGAGCAATCTAACTCTTTACCAGGAGAGGACGCCTGTGTCTGACACTTCTGATCATTCTTTTTCCTGAACATGGATAGAACTAGCAGAAGGGGGAAATGCATTGGGTTTGCACTCCACTGCCGAAATGGCCATTTCCCACCTCCCAAGACTGGTACAGAAACAGCTTGAGTTGGAAATGTCTCCCTTTCCAAGGCTTGCGGAGCATTTCAGAGCGAGGAGAAAAAAGGTCACCAAACCAGACGAATGTTTGCGAGAAGCACATGGAAACGGCATGCAAACAACGCACAGAGTAAATGGGGAAGAACGCACCCCAAAATCTGCATTTAAACAAGATATTCAAATGCAGGTACATTCTGAAAACATATAGAAACATGCACCGGTTTCTTGCTGGAATGGGAATGAGAAGGACAAGAGAGATGAGAGAACATCGCTTTATGCTCACATGTGCCTGTCAACTTGGTTAGTGCTTGGAcaggagaccatcaatgaatctcaggtgtttgtATCCACCTctagtattccttgtctaagaaaacctatgaaattgcCATAGGTCACCAGATAGCTTGGAAGCACATACAGGCAAATGTGAGGCGGACGTGGGGAGGCAAGCTGATCCCAACCCTGTAACAACCATCCAAAAGAAATATCCACATTGTCATATATTTTTGCAAAGCAAGAAATGCACCCCATGCCCCTTGGTCAGCCCCATCGATCCTTGTTCAGGGTGTGGGACCAATGGGCCATGAAAAGAGGCAGGGTTGCGCTTCTGGGCAGACGGCTGGGAGCAGGAAAGCACACCAGAGCTAGGATTTATGGCCAGCTTTCCCTCTGCTGCCTCTCTCTTCCCACCGAGTTTTGGCAGAGAGGTTTTAGGAAAATCTTTATAGGCTCAAAAGCCTCCTTTCATCCCCCCAACCTCAAAGCAGCAGGGGTCAGTCCAGGTTTCTAGCAACGGTCTCATGCTGGACGACACCTCCATGTTTCATGTTCGGCAAGGCCTTCCCTTTGCCTTGCACTCTAAAACCATTACTTTAATGGCCTGGTTCGCACGTCGAGCGATGTTTCCATTGCTAATTGAGTCCCCGGGTCCTCTTACAAGACAAACAGGGACCGTGCCAGGGCTGGCCTGCCACCTTCCGTCCTTTCCTTTCCCTAACCCCCCTCCCTGCCCTCTCTGGACAGCTTGTCTGGAGTCTTGGCTCTCTTTGCTCAGACTCACATTCCTGGGCTGGGTCCCTCTCCAAAAGCCtcttggttttttcccctctcttccttttcttttgcagaGCAGTTCTTTCAGAGCAATGCTTTCCTAGACACCATGTTCTGGGAAGCCAGGGGTGGCCGCGGCAGCCACGTGCTCCGCTCAGGTGGCCGCAGCTGTGCAAACAGCTTTGATGGACTCTGACGGTCAGCGTGAAAAGGAGGTGGACATCAAGCCAAGATGTAGGGTTCGGTTCAGACGAGACATCTCCCCCCGGCCATGTTGTTTTCTCCCTCCACCTGCGCAACTTTGGCTCAGCCAGGTGCAGAACATccgaaaggaaagaaagaggttggcagcttgagctttcgtagacttcggtctattcctcaggtgcatttgatcTCCATCAGTAGACTGAAGCCCACAAAAGCTCGTGCCGCTGACTCCTttccttcagtgagtctcaaaggtctaCAGACTAAACAAGGCCGTATCTTTGAATATGTATTACATATTCTCTTCAAACAGGGTTGTTGAACAAGGGCTTGGTCCAGGGATGGGATTTTGGACTgtttgatggctttaattttgaCAGCGATTGGATCGGGATATTCCTGCAATGGAGGGATGGAGACGTTTGGCTGGGGACACAACACAGAGTAGGCAGAGAGAGGTTGGCTTACTGCTCTGGGTGCAAAGGGTCTGGggagagtctggaagccgcgccaaagccatgctccagtccttaggaccagagcatggctttggcgttacttctggacttttaggacacatgtgtcatttaaacagcacacctccaaagtgacccgaagcagctttattttggcctgtctatataggCCCAACATTATTGAAGGAATTTCATAAAGAATGGAGCTTATGGGAAAGTTATATACAAATTGGGGGAAAAGGAACAATTGCGGTGGGAATATTCGAAAGATAAGAAACTTTTGGTGATGAGTTCGGAGTTAATGATATTTGACTCGTGAATAAAGGTAAATGGTAAGAGGTTAAAGGCAGAGATAGAGTTAAACACAAATATATAGGTGTAAGGGTTTGAATCTAGGgcttttttaatgttaaatataAGAGTAAATAATATATTAAAGTGATGCTAAGATAAGAGAGGACGAAGCCTTTAGGAAGGAGCAAAGTTGGAAGAACAGTGATAGATTGGGTAGAAAGacattgaaagaaaagaaatgtaatgatcttcttttgtattttgtattataaattggtgttttaataataaaaatattataatggaAAGAAGCACTTTAGATGTGATGGTTTTGTTGACTTGGATGTCCACACATCTTTGGGTAAACTATCCTTTTtcacatttctatgagtgttttttgtACTCTTTCTCCTACATTTTACCCTGCCCAGTCCTCCTCTGCCATGATGACTTTGGGCGACCCTGGGCCGGGCATACTGGGCATTGCAATCCAAACAAAAGAGATTTGGAGGGGTGCAGCATTCCCACCTTTGATAGTTCTGTGCACATTGTGTGCCTACAGGAAGTGCACTGGCGGGGCATGCATGGACCGCAAGCCAGAGCGGAGCAAAAGAAACCCATGTGTGGACGGACTACAGGAAAGTGAACATCCAAAGTGTCCTTTGTCCCTGGCGTTGGGATCCAGGCTGCAAGGAAGAATCGCTCGGTCAAGCTTTCCTCGGCTGGGAAGGCGGTGAACACTCTCGGGGGACATGTTTGATCCAACAGCATGTCTTGGCTCGGGGGTTTATTGCCCGACGGAGACTTTTTATAAGGCAGCAGTATCACAAGATCTGGCGCTCGCGCAGCAGCATAGAGGGAGAATGACCTCATGTTCTTCCAAAACCAGAAATAACTTGGTCCCAGCAGCATTCCTAGAGCATTATCAGGCATTATCAAGTGCCTGAGATGGAGAagtatggggtgtgtgtgacaatGGGAAGGAGCAACGCAAAGGCATCGTCCCCCATGAAATTAACATTCCCAGCGTCGCACAGAGCGCAGAGACACAGAAAGTCCTGCAGTGCTTCTCTTGGTGGCGATGTTATGATGGTCATCGTGTGAGAGGGGCGTCACAAAAGGATCAGACAAAGTCATAGAGAGAGGTCCCATCTCTGCAACTTTCATTCTCGTGCGTCTGTATGCGTCTTGAAGTCACCTGCTGTCTTATGGcgaccatgaatttcatacggttATCCTAGGGCAAGGTGCTTTGGCTAAGCTCCTTCCTTGCTTAGGCAAGAAGCAAACCATTCTCCCTTTTCATTCCCTGCTTGAGAACGTTCTCAAAGATAGTGTAGTTTCCAAGGAACACTTTGCAGTTTGGAAATGATTCTTTGGTGGAGGTGGGCAGGGAGCGCATAGAAAATTGCATATGAGAAACCATTTCTTCTGTGGAGAGGTGTGcttttctgcaatgtattttctATATCGGGAACTTGCCTAATAGGATGGAACCGCGGCAGTCAAAGTAGCTGATCTCGAatctttgcctttctttctttctatctgtaGAACAGATCTGTGCACATTGTGCCTTTGCATCGCAGGGTCTTTGTTTTGGGAATGGATTCCAATTAGGACATGTTTTCAGGCGATGTCCCGTCTCATTCCGACGCCTTTACACATGTCTGATGTTCTCACCGCGGATGGACAGGCTCCAGGTTCCTCTCCGTCAGGCTGCAAATCAGCCTGGTCCTATTGTAACATTGGCACATTTGTACATGAGCATGCATCGAGCGAGCATTGCCTCATCCTCCCTTGCTTAGGAGACATCCTTAGGAGACAGTCTCCTCTCAGTACTGGGCCACCCTATCCGCTCATTGGAAACGTCGACAGCATGGGACATCTCCCTCTCTCAAGGGGCATGTATTGTTGAGTGGTGCTTTGTTGCGTTTGCAGGGTGCCAACTTGACACATCATCAGCCTCTCTGCAGATAAATCTTCCAGTAGGGCAGCTTTTTGGAGCCAAGGGACGGGGAGGAGGAAAGCTCTCCAAGGAGCAAGTCATTAGCAGAAATAATGAGTACGTGGCAACTAATTCACCAAGACATTTGTCTTCTACTGTCCTCGTCTGCCCAGGCATCCGGAGTGACAATTGGCCTCTTGGATGGAGAGGTAGTCCGCACCGGAGAGAAGGTGGCCAGCTCCCTTGTCAAGGTGGTCATTTCATCCCCAAGACCACCGTTGGATGGAGCCCAGGGTCCTTCTCCATGACAGAGGCCAAGCTAGGCCAGGCAGGAGTGCCGCGAAGCACCCTGAAAAGCCTTCCTTGGACGCTGGCCCAGTTTCTCAGCTCGTAAATCCAGACATTCCTGCCCAAGCTCACAGCCAACGGAGCTGTCACGAAAGCATTTTGCCTTGGCCCGGCAAACCCTCACCGGATGTCGACCAGATAGCAAAGGGAGAGCTAGCCGGAGGCTGGGCAGAACCTGGCCGTAAATCATCCCAAAGTGGGGAAGCATTGGCCACCCCACCAAGATGGATAAGAAGGACCCAGGTAGCTGGGTATATGCTtcgcttggagaagagaaggctgagaggtgacacattgctgttgttgttgttgttgttgtgtgacttcaactcatttccaaacCTATCAACGAGTacgacttgtccaaggtctcccagtgtgTTTGAAAACCGAGGTTGGATGTCCACCTCTCACAGACTCTTCAGCTTTGGACTGTAGTCCTGCCATTTAGGGTTGGATTAAATGTACCTTGGTGTCCCTTCCGCTTCTTTGATTCTAGGCTCTTCTCTTCCAAacagtttgggatttttttttgccaCCCGCCCATCTCCCATCCTTTACCATCCACCTTGCAAGGAAGAGAAAACTAAAAATGGcacctgtcatgcccagcctggaggatgcctcggaggactcagaggatgagccggAGCCGCTGGGCCCTGAGCCTGAAATTGGGGAGCCTGAGCAGAGTCTGGGGCCTCTCCAGAgcttcagcagccaagtctgcctgtggCCGAGTCTgcggacatggaggaggatcagGGTAGTGTGCCTACCTTCGGGGAGCGTCGGGCCGAAAGGGAGGGCCTTCAAAGGTTGCAGAGGCTGTATCAGAAAGGAGCTGCTAACCAGACACACCTGAATGCATGCTGTCTGCCTATTTAGGTagctggagcatgtgtgtctAGTTGCCATTGATTATTTGTCCTTCTTGAGGAAAGATTCTGGCTCTGGCACCTGAGCCCTTGTTTCTTGGACTGCTGATCCATCTTGATCTTCTGGACCCCTTGACCTTCTACTGCCTTATCGACTTGCCGATCTGATACCCTGGACTTCGGACTTCTTGACAACTCTTTTGATAATCCCTCTTGTCATACTGCGCTTGGACTCAAAGACTTTGGTACTTAGCTCAGGCTCTGCCAgtctggggtttgtttgtttgtttgtttgggaactaAGCTGGCCTTCTCAGCCGCTTGGCCGCTTTCCCGGACAGCACCAGCAGCTTGTGGTTCTTGGAACATCTCCCAATGCTTCTTGGTTTGGAGAAGCCTGGGTCGTATGGTGGTTGACTTGGATTTGGAGCCTGAGGAGTCAAGTCACTGAAATGGCTTAAGTCTGTTTCAGTTGAGTTGAGTCTACAACATTGCCTGGACCCCCTTAGGACCTGCACACAAGATGGCAAGACCAGAACAGCCTGGGACACAGTCCGTTTGGGTGACCTGGTCCACCAGCTTTGGGTGGCGAGTCGACGGGAGCCTTTCTTTCCCTAGTGGCCCAATCTACTCCTGAGAGACTCTTGTCTTGGTGGCTCCAAGCTTGtgggtgacaacatgagttactaCATTGAAGTaacaccaaacctagtgacaccactgatgcaAAGACTTTTTGGGTGGTGCTAGTTGTTCATTGCTTTCCCCCCCCAGACAATGTGGTGTGGGTCTCTGTAAGCACAAGGCAAGGCAAAGGAGTAGAGTATCCAAGCATCCTTCCACAACTTCAGCTGTGCAAAGACATCCTGAACTGGCTGTGAATAGATTGTTTTTCTAATCCATCCCGACAGTCCAAAGGACCGTTTTCCTCTTaaaattttctttcctctttaaaTTCATCAGCGCACAAAAATTGCAGCAATCCAGGAAAGAATCCTCCAGGACCCCAAGCCAAGTAAGCGAAGATTGCTTCAAACATGTACAGAACACGGTCGATTTGATTAAAATTCACACATCTGGTTTTATTCTGGGGAGGCATTCCTCCCATTAGAAGCTATCAAGGCAGCAAGAACAATCTATGGATTTTGCAACATGTTGGAGCCGTCTTTTTCGACCCAAGATACCGCATTTGAAGCGTTTAATGGGAGGAATTCAGGGCTGGAACCGAAAAAGCAAAGGGGCTCATGGCTCATTATTGATAGCGAGCGTCTGCTGGCCTTTTTGATGGTCAGTGACACCATTTTGTGGATCGCTTCTGCTTTGACACAATGTGAAACCAGTTGCGAAATATGTTCTGGCAAACCCACCATAGTAGGACGCATTCTTGGACTAGACGTAAATACCTGATTGAACGATAGAATGATCTAATTCTAATGTATACCAGGATACAGATccctgtatttcatgggacttgagcatccatggatcttggtatctacaaggggtcctgaaaccaaaaccccagaagataccaagggctcccACTGCAATAATAGGCCGAGAACAGGCTTCTTTACGTCTCCCTGGTCATGTCAGGCGAACGTTCCCTATTTCCTTTCCACAACTCTCCGTCCTCAACCTACTCCTCCTTTCTACCCAAAATGGAGACCATCCCACTCAGTCCCTGATATGGCCATGTTCTCAATGCCTGCAAGGAAAAGGACTTGGACCTCTCTGTGCAACCCTCCCTGCAAGGTTGCTTTTATGCACCCCATCGTCTCTCCATCGCCTGTCCGCCGTCGCTGTCTTCGTTTCCAAACACAACGGAAAACAAGATAGCG
This Sceloporus undulatus isolate JIND9_A2432 ecotype Alabama chromosome 11, SceUnd_v1.1, whole genome shotgun sequence DNA region includes the following protein-coding sequences:
- the TMEM270 gene encoding transmembrane protein 270, which produces MEPDSRQAPHDAQPPGQVPEPSGPLLPSVSLGKSFQGMVYGALSTLYLHLLSLRVGLLGWYFCLKQVQWDILCWVHASMELATDLVFCWAQNVLLAFMMLLLLSWKVCSGVTLPGWHPLLRRVVRRLALNVQLAWALSLLKRAFWRLKCLVVWMAWAPAYCLAWVICCIARTLEISYKQAARLAKEEEELEEEKALVALIMREDKF